From the Streptomyces nigrescens genome, one window contains:
- a CDS encoding response regulator transcription factor, translating into MDQTQTTQGGAAAATPGAQRRVLVVEDDPTIVEAIAARLRAEGFQVQTATDGPAAVDTAEAWQPDLLVLDVMLPGFDGLEVCRRVQAQRPVPVMMLTARDDETDMLVGLGVGADDYMTKPFSMRELAARVHVLLRRVERAALAAHTPRSGILRLGELEIDHAQRRVRVRGADVHLTPTEFDLLVCLANTPRAVLSREQLLAEVWDWADASGTRTVDSHIKALRRKIGAERIRTVHGVGYALETPSA; encoded by the coding sequence ATGGACCAGACTCAGACAACGCAGGGCGGCGCCGCCGCGGCCACGCCGGGAGCCCAGCGCCGGGTCCTGGTCGTGGAGGACGACCCGACGATCGTCGAGGCCATCGCGGCCCGGCTGCGCGCCGAGGGCTTCCAGGTGCAGACGGCCACCGACGGCCCGGCCGCCGTGGACACCGCCGAGGCCTGGCAGCCCGATCTGCTGGTCCTCGATGTGATGCTGCCGGGCTTCGACGGCCTGGAGGTGTGCCGCCGGGTCCAGGCGCAGCGCCCGGTGCCGGTGATGATGCTCACCGCCCGGGACGACGAGACCGACATGCTGGTGGGCCTCGGCGTCGGCGCCGACGACTACATGACCAAGCCGTTCTCGATGCGGGAGCTGGCCGCCCGGGTGCATGTCCTGCTGCGCCGGGTCGAGCGCGCCGCACTGGCCGCCCACACCCCCCGCAGCGGCATCCTCCGGCTGGGTGAGCTGGAGATCGACCACGCCCAGCGCCGGGTGCGGGTGCGCGGCGCTGACGTCCATCTGACGCCCACCGAGTTCGATCTGCTGGTCTGCCTGGCGAACACCCCGCGCGCGGTGCTCTCCCGTGAGCAGCTGCTGGCCGAGGTGTGGGACTGGGCGGACGCCTCCGGGACCCGTACGGTCGACAGCCACATCAAGGCGCTGCGCCGCAAGATCGGCGCCGAGCGGATCCGCACGGTCCACGGCGTCGGATACGCCCTGGAGACCCCGTCCGCATGA
- a CDS encoding multifunctional oxoglutarate decarboxylase/oxoglutarate dehydrogenase thiamine pyrophosphate-binding subunit/dihydrolipoyllysine-residue succinyltransferase subunit — protein sequence MSLQSPNSSSISTDQEGQGKNPAAAFGPNEWLVDEIYQQYLQDPNSVDRAWWDFFADYKPGGATAPSQPAEGAAPAPAAPAQASAPAAEPKPAAAEPATPAKPAASAPAPAKAAPAKAPAKAAAAKPAAKPAAEEGQAPAGPEFITLRGPSAAVAKNMNASLELPTATSVRAVPVKLLFDNRIVINNHLKRARGGKVSFTHLIGYAMVQALKAMPSMNYSFAEKDGKPTLVKPEHVNLGLAIDLVKPNGDRQLVVAAIKKAETLTFFEFWQAYEDIVRRARDNKLTMDDFTGVTASLTNPGGIGTVHSVPRLMPGQSMIMGVGAMDYPAEFQGTSQDALNKLGVSKVMTLTSTYDHRVIQGAASGEFLRIMSQLLLGDNEFFDDIFKSLRIPYEPVRWLRDIDVSHDDDVTKAARVFELIHSYRVRGHVMADTDPLEYHQRKHPDLDITEHGLTLWDLEREFAVGGFSGKSMMKLREILGVLRDSYCRTTGIEFMHIQDPKQRKWIQDRVERSHKSPEREEQLRILRRLNSAEAFETFLQTKYVGQKRFSLEGGESVIPLLDAVIDSAAESRLDEVVIGMAHRGRLNVLANIVGKSYAQIFREFEGNLDPKSMHGSGDVKYHLGAEGTFTGLDGEQIKVSLTANPSHLEAVDPVVEGVARAKQDIINKGGTDFTVLPIQLHGDAAFAGQGVVAETLNMSQLRGYRTGGTVHVVINNQVGFTAAPESSRSSMYATDVARMIEAPIFHVNGDDPEAVVRVARLAFEFRQAFNKDVVIDLICYRRRGHNESDNPAFTQPLMYDLIDKKRSVRKLYTESLIGRGDITLEEAEQALQDFQGQLEKVFTEVRDATTAPAVPEVPQPKAEFPVFVDTAISQEVVKRIAESQVNIPERVTVHPRLLPQLQRRAAQVEDNAIDWGMGETLAIGSLLMEGTPVRLAGQDSRRGTFGQRHAVLIDRETGDDYTPLLYLSEDQARFNVYDSLLSEYAAMGFEYGYSLARPEALVMWEAQFGDFVNGAQTVVDEFISSAEQKWGQTSGVTLLLPHGYEGQGPDHSSARIERFLQLCAQNNMTVAAPTLPSNYFHLLRWQVHNPHHKPLVVFTPKSMLRLKAAASRTDEFTTGGFRPVIGDSTVKPEDVRKVIFCSGKVYYDLEAEREKRGAHDTAIVRIERLYPLPGKELQAEIAKFSNAEKYLWTQEEPANQGAWPFLGLNLIDHLDLAVGADVPHGERLRRISRPHSSSPAVGSAKRHQAEQAQLVAEAFDA from the coding sequence GTGTCGCTACAGTCCCCCAACAGCTCGAGCATCTCGACCGACCAAGAGGGGCAGGGTAAGAACCCTGCTGCTGCGTTCGGTCCCAATGAGTGGCTCGTCGACGAGATCTACCAGCAGTACCTCCAGGACCCGAACTCGGTAGACCGAGCCTGGTGGGACTTCTTCGCCGACTACAAGCCGGGCGGCGCCACCGCGCCGAGCCAGCCGGCGGAGGGTGCTGCCCCCGCTCCGGCCGCCCCGGCGCAGGCGTCCGCGCCCGCAGCGGAGCCGAAGCCGGCTGCCGCCGAGCCGGCCACCCCGGCGAAGCCCGCTGCGAGCGCTCCGGCACCGGCCAAGGCCGCTCCGGCCAAGGCTCCGGCGAAGGCGGCTGCGGCCAAGCCCGCCGCGAAGCCGGCCGCCGAGGAGGGCCAGGCCCCCGCCGGTCCCGAGTTCATCACCCTGCGCGGCCCCTCGGCCGCGGTGGCGAAGAACATGAACGCCTCCCTGGAGCTGCCGACGGCCACGTCCGTCCGCGCGGTCCCGGTGAAGCTGCTCTTCGACAACCGCATCGTGATCAACAACCACCTCAAGCGCGCCCGCGGTGGGAAGGTCTCCTTCACCCACCTCATCGGGTACGCGATGGTGCAGGCCCTCAAGGCCATGCCGTCGATGAACTACTCCTTCGCGGAGAAGGACGGCAAGCCGACGCTGGTCAAGCCCGAGCACGTCAACCTCGGTCTGGCCATCGACCTGGTGAAGCCGAACGGTGACCGCCAGCTCGTCGTCGCCGCCATCAAGAAGGCCGAGACGCTGACCTTCTTCGAGTTCTGGCAGGCCTACGAGGACATCGTCCGCCGGGCCCGTGACAACAAGCTGACGATGGACGACTTCACCGGAGTCACCGCGTCGCTGACGAACCCCGGCGGCATCGGCACCGTCCACTCCGTGCCGCGTCTGATGCCCGGCCAGTCCATGATCATGGGCGTCGGCGCGATGGACTACCCCGCGGAGTTCCAGGGCACCTCCCAGGACGCCCTGAACAAGCTGGGTGTCTCCAAGGTCATGACGCTGACCAGCACCTATGACCACCGGGTGATCCAGGGCGCCGCCTCCGGCGAGTTCCTGCGCATCATGAGCCAGCTGCTGCTCGGCGACAACGAATTCTTCGACGACATCTTCAAGTCGCTGCGGATTCCGTACGAGCCCGTCCGCTGGCTGCGGGACATCGACGTCTCCCACGACGACGACGTCACCAAGGCCGCCCGGGTCTTCGAGCTGATCCACTCCTACCGGGTCCGCGGCCACGTCATGGCCGACACCGACCCGCTGGAGTACCACCAGCGCAAGCACCCCGACCTCGACATCACCGAGCACGGCCTCACCCTGTGGGACCTGGAGCGCGAGTTCGCGGTCGGCGGCTTCTCCGGCAAGTCCATGATGAAGCTGCGCGAGATCCTGGGCGTGCTGCGTGACTCGTACTGCCGCACCACCGGCATCGAGTTCATGCACATCCAGGACCCCAAGCAGCGCAAGTGGATCCAGGACCGGGTCGAGCGCTCGCACAAGTCGCCCGAGCGCGAGGAGCAGCTGCGCATCCTGCGCCGGCTGAACTCCGCCGAGGCGTTCGAGACGTTCCTGCAGACCAAGTACGTCGGCCAGAAGCGCTTCTCGCTGGAGGGCGGCGAGTCCGTCATCCCGCTGCTGGACGCGGTCATCGACTCCGCGGCCGAGTCGCGCCTCGACGAGGTCGTCATCGGCATGGCCCACCGCGGCCGCCTCAACGTCCTGGCGAACATCGTCGGCAAGTCCTACGCGCAGATCTTCCGCGAGTTCGAGGGCAACCTCGACCCGAAGTCGATGCACGGCTCCGGCGACGTGAAGTACCACCTGGGCGCCGAGGGCACCTTCACCGGTCTGGACGGCGAGCAGATCAAGGTCTCGCTCACCGCCAACCCCTCCCACCTGGAGGCCGTGGACCCGGTCGTCGAGGGTGTCGCGCGCGCCAAGCAGGACATCATCAACAAGGGCGGCACGGACTTCACGGTCCTGCCGATCCAGCTGCACGGTGACGCCGCGTTCGCCGGCCAGGGCGTGGTCGCGGAGACGCTGAACATGTCCCAGCTGCGCGGCTACCGCACCGGCGGCACGGTGCACGTGGTCATCAACAACCAGGTCGGCTTCACCGCAGCGCCGGAGTCGTCGCGTTCGTCCATGTACGCCACCGACGTGGCCCGCATGATCGAGGCGCCGATCTTCCACGTCAACGGTGACGACCCCGAGGCCGTCGTCCGTGTGGCCCGTCTGGCCTTCGAGTTCCGCCAGGCGTTCAACAAGGACGTGGTCATCGACCTGATCTGCTACCGCCGTCGCGGCCACAACGAGTCGGACAACCCGGCCTTCACCCAGCCGCTGATGTACGACCTGATCGACAAGAAGCGCTCGGTGCGCAAGCTCTACACCGAGTCCCTCATCGGTCGTGGCGACATCACACTGGAAGAGGCCGAGCAGGCGCTGCAGGACTTCCAGGGCCAGCTGGAGAAGGTCTTCACCGAGGTCCGCGACGCCACGACGGCCCCGGCCGTCCCCGAGGTGCCGCAGCCCAAGGCCGAGTTCCCGGTCTTCGTGGACACCGCGATCTCCCAGGAGGTCGTCAAGCGGATCGCCGAGTCCCAGGTCAACATCCCCGAGCGGGTCACCGTCCACCCGCGTCTGCTGCCCCAGCTGCAGCGCCGCGCGGCCCAGGTCGAGGACAACGCCATCGACTGGGGCATGGGCGAGACCCTCGCCATCGGCTCGCTGCTGATGGAGGGCACCCCGGTCCGGCTCGCCGGCCAGGACTCCCGCCGTGGCACCTTCGGCCAGCGGCACGCCGTGCTCATCGACCGGGAGACCGGCGACGACTACACGCCGCTGCTCTACCTCTCCGAGGACCAGGCCCGCTTCAACGTCTACGACTCGCTGCTCAGCGAGTACGCGGCGATGGGCTTCGAGTACGGCTACTCCCTGGCCCGCCCGGAGGCGCTGGTCATGTGGGAGGCGCAGTTCGGTGACTTCGTCAACGGCGCCCAGACGGTCGTCGACGAGTTCATCTCCTCGGCGGAGCAGAAGTGGGGCCAGACGTCCGGCGTCACCCTGCTGCTCCCGCACGGCTACGAGGGCCAGGGCCCGGACCACTCCTCCGCCCGCATCGAGCGGTTCCTCCAGCTGTGCGCGCAGAACAACATGACGGTCGCCGCGCCGACCCTGCCGTCGAACTACTTCCACCTGCTGCGCTGGCAGGTCCACAACCCGCACCACAAGCCGCTGGTCGTCTTCACCCCGAAGTCGATGCTGCGTCTGAAGGCGGCGGCGTCGCGGACGGACGAGTTCACGACGGGCGGCTTCCGCCCCGTCATCGGCGACTCCACGGTCAAGCCCGAGGATGTCCGCAAGGTCATCTTCTGCTCCGGCAAGGTCTACTACGACCTGGAGGCCGAGCGCGAGAAGCGTGGCGCGCACGACACCGCGATCGTCCGCATCGAGCGCCTCTACCCGCTCCCCGGCAAGGAACTGCAGGCGGAGATCGCCAAGTTCTCGAACGCCGAGAAGTACCTGTGGACCCAGGAAGAACCGGCGAACCAGGGTGCCTGGCCGTTCCTCGGCCTCAACCTGATCGACCACCTCGACCTGGCCGTCGGCGCCGATGTCCCGCACGGTGAGCGGCTGCGCCGGATCTCCCGGCCGCACTCCTCCTCGCCGGCCGTCGGCTCCGCCAAGCGCCACCAGGCGGAGCAGGCACAGCTGGTCGCGGAGGCCTTCGACGCCTGA
- a CDS encoding spermidine synthase, which yields MAPVTPTQATTGAPEAPRTLDRREGPYGEVVLRQRAEPPAAPGTDGSGTPGSPVIYEIIANGCFLMDTSDGRSERLLIDAALDALPAGRPRPSVLIGGLGVGFSLARAAQQPHWGRIVVVEREEAVIDWHRTGPLSAVSAAALADPRSEILHTDLVAHLRTDAGQDTYDALCLDIDNGPDWTVTEDNDSLYSPDGLAACRDRLTPGGVLAVWSAQPSPAFEDALRNAGFSGVHTEEIPVVRGVPDAVHLARKGA from the coding sequence ATGGCTCCCGTGACACCGACGCAGGCAACGACCGGCGCCCCCGAGGCCCCGCGCACGCTCGACCGCCGCGAGGGTCCGTACGGCGAGGTGGTGCTGCGGCAACGGGCCGAACCCCCCGCAGCCCCCGGAACCGACGGCTCCGGCACCCCCGGGTCACCGGTGATCTACGAGATCATCGCCAACGGCTGCTTCCTGATGGACACCTCCGACGGCCGGTCCGAGCGGCTGCTGATCGACGCCGCGCTGGACGCGCTGCCGGCCGGCCGCCCCCGCCCCTCCGTGCTGATCGGCGGCCTCGGCGTCGGCTTCTCCCTGGCCCGTGCGGCCCAGCAGCCGCACTGGGGCCGGATCGTCGTCGTCGAGCGCGAGGAGGCGGTCATCGACTGGCACCGCACGGGCCCGCTGTCGGCCGTCTCGGCGGCCGCGCTGGCCGATCCGCGCAGCGAGATCCTGCACACCGACCTGGTCGCCCATCTGCGGACGGACGCGGGCCAGGACACCTACGACGCCCTGTGCCTGGACATCGACAACGGCCCCGACTGGACCGTCACCGAGGACAACGACAGCCTCTACTCCCCCGACGGGCTCGCCGCCTGCCGCGACCGTCTGACGCCCGGCGGAGTGCTCGCCGTCTGGTCCGCGCAGCCCTCGCCGGCCTTCGAGGACGCACTGCGAAATGCCGGTTTCAGCGGGGTACATACGGAAGAGATCCCCGTTGTCCGAGGCGTCCCCGACGCGGTCCATCTCGCGCGGAAGGGCGCGTAG
- a CDS encoding rhomboid-like protein: MSWLGTAERIRTGREPAAAPGPEAGRGGTPGLLAGIPRQRGGRTARADAVAEGPNAPDAAVRWRPWRLLPTPLGTPFTFGYAVLLAATSLFAEYADPGLVSELLRGSSTDVVHLAQAPLLVLVASALWIAGGMASGYAVAFLFVLTALERRVGALRTVAVFFGGHVLATLATELPVAFSVAVGRLPESSLHRLDYGISFGVMTCTGALAGLLPAWSRWPLLAGVGYVALTDLLAYVDPLSDWGHLLSLALGVASWPLLRRWRDHRAAAAPLLGDLGHPALRGARTY, from the coding sequence GTGAGCTGGCTGGGAACCGCAGAGAGAATACGGACCGGTCGTGAACCGGCCGCCGCGCCGGGGCCGGAGGCCGGTCGGGGCGGGACGCCGGGCCTGCTGGCCGGCATCCCCCGGCAGCGCGGGGGCCGGACGGCCCGGGCCGACGCCGTTGCGGAAGGGCCGAACGCCCCTGATGCGGCGGTGCGTTGGCGGCCCTGGAGGCTGCTCCCCACCCCCCTCGGCACCCCCTTCACCTTCGGCTACGCCGTGCTCCTCGCGGCCACTTCGCTCTTCGCCGAGTACGCCGACCCTGGGCTGGTCTCCGAACTGCTGCGCGGCTCCAGCACCGATGTCGTCCATCTCGCCCAGGCCCCGCTGCTGGTGCTGGTCGCCAGCGCCTTGTGGATCGCCGGCGGGATGGCCTCCGGGTACGCCGTCGCCTTCCTCTTCGTCCTGACGGCGCTGGAGCGGCGGGTCGGCGCGCTGCGTACCGTCGCGGTCTTCTTCGGCGGCCATGTGCTCGCCACCCTCGCCACCGAACTGCCCGTCGCCTTCTCGGTCGCCGTCGGCCGGCTGCCGGAGAGCTCGCTGCACCGCCTCGACTACGGCATCAGCTTCGGCGTGATGACCTGCACCGGAGCCCTCGCCGGCCTGCTGCCCGCCTGGTCGCGCTGGCCGCTGCTGGCCGGCGTCGGCTATGTGGCCCTGACGGATCTGCTCGCCTACGTGGACCCGCTGAGCGACTGGGGGCATCTGCTCTCGCTCGCCCTGGGCGTGGCGAGCTGGCCGCTGCTGCGCCGCTGGCGCGACCACCGTGCCGCGGCCGCGCCGCTCCTCGGCGATCTGGGCCACCCCGCCCTGCGGGGCGCGCGGACGTACTGA
- a CDS encoding HAMP domain-containing sensor histidine kinase produces MTRWPCTPLRELWQRVWEGLRPLDPYRSVKAALGALVSVSVIITTLLVFVAMHSATELRVITIFSIIASLLITQFVANSLTAPLDEMTDVTRSMAHGNYSRRVRSERRDEFGDLANAFNRMAADLEAVDTHRKELVANVSHELRTPIAALRAVLENVVDGVCEPDPETMRTALKQTERLGRLVEHLLDLSRLDNGVVPLHSRRFEVWPYLSGVLKEANMSRGAATLSGLSGVAGSGTHTRTDVHLHLDVSPPELTAHADAERLHQVVANLIDNAIKHSPRHGRVTVHARRGEGPQSLVLEVQDEGPGIPEAERYRVFERFNRGGPAPSGPGTDGGTGLGLAIARWAVDLHGGRIGVAESPRGCRIRVTLPGLESARS; encoded by the coding sequence ATGACGCGGTGGCCATGCACCCCCCTGCGCGAGCTGTGGCAGCGGGTCTGGGAGGGCCTGCGCCCGCTGGACCCGTACCGCTCGGTCAAGGCCGCGCTCGGGGCACTGGTCAGCGTCTCGGTGATCATCACCACACTGCTGGTGTTCGTCGCGATGCACTCGGCGACCGAGCTGCGGGTGATCACGATCTTCTCGATCATCGCCTCGCTGCTGATCACCCAGTTCGTGGCCAACAGCCTGACCGCCCCGCTCGACGAGATGACGGACGTCACCCGGTCGATGGCGCACGGTAACTACAGCCGCCGGGTCCGCTCGGAGCGCCGTGACGAGTTCGGCGACCTGGCGAACGCCTTCAACCGGATGGCCGCCGACCTGGAAGCGGTGGACACCCACCGCAAGGAACTGGTCGCCAATGTCTCGCACGAGCTGCGCACCCCCATCGCCGCGCTCCGTGCCGTCCTGGAGAACGTCGTCGACGGCGTCTGCGAGCCGGACCCGGAGACCATGCGCACGGCGCTGAAGCAGACCGAGCGGCTGGGCCGCCTGGTCGAGCACCTCCTGGACCTGTCCCGGCTGGACAACGGCGTGGTGCCGCTGCACTCCCGCCGCTTCGAGGTCTGGCCGTATCTGTCCGGGGTGCTCAAGGAGGCCAACATGAGCCGGGGCGCCGCCACCCTGTCGGGGCTGTCAGGGGTGGCCGGCTCCGGCACCCACACCCGTACGGACGTCCATCTGCACCTCGATGTCTCGCCGCCGGAGCTGACCGCGCACGCGGACGCCGAGCGGCTGCACCAGGTCGTCGCCAATCTCATCGACAACGCGATCAAGCACAGCCCCCGGCACGGCCGGGTCACGGTGCACGCACGGCGGGGCGAGGGGCCGCAGAGCCTGGTGCTGGAGGTGCAGGACGAGGGCCCCGGCATCCCCGAGGCGGAGCGCTACCGGGTCTTCGAGCGGTTCAACCGCGGCGGTCCGGCCCCCTCGGGCCCCGGCACCGACGGCGGTACGGGCCTGGGCCTGGCGATCGCGCGCTGGGCGGTGGACCTGCACGGCGGACGCATCGGCGTGGCCGAGTCGCCGCGCGGCTGCCGGATCCGGGTCACTCTTCCGGGGCTGGAGTCAGCTCGAAGCTGA